The DNA segment TGGCTCCCAGCCCCAAGAAGACCCGCATAGATGCGGATTGCTTCGATGCTACCCATTTTTCGAATTGCGCAGGTCATATTCTCATCGAGGACGGACGGTTTGAGAATCAGCTCGATGATGCCACCAATATCCACGGCGCTTATTTCCAGGTGATCCGCCAGCTCGATGCGCATACCTTACGCCTGGATTTGCGACATCCTCAACAGGCGGGCGCTCCCGTGGGTGAGCAGGGAGATACCTTTGAGCTCTGTCGCCTAGATACTGCGGAAGCCTACTGGACCGGCAAAGCTGCAGAGGTAACTATCCAAAACATGTCGACCGTCGATGTGCGCTTTTCTGAGGCTTTACCTGATAATGTAGCGATCGGCGATGCGCTCGATAACATCGATTGGTTTCCTGACTTCACCATGCGTCGGTGCTTTATGCGTGGCAATCGAGCGCGTAATACCCTCATTAGCACACGTGGAAAAGTGCTTATGGAAGAGAATTTCTTCCAATCAGCTGGAGCGGCTGTTCAGACTGCAGGAGCCATCGGGTTTTGGAATGAATCCGGGCCCGTGCACGACCTTACTCTGCGAAAAAACACCTTCGATCACTGTGCTTACAATGCGCCGAAGTGGGGTGCAGCAGTTCTTGAACTCAAGCCAAACTTAAAAAGGCCGGCATTGCGTCATACGCCTTATCATCGAAAGATTTTGATCGACGAGAATACGTTCCTGTGCGCGCACGACAAAGTCTTGGATTTGGCCTTGGTCTCTGACCTTACCTTTAAAAATAATAAGCTCAGCAGAGACGACGGGGCCGAGTGGGGTGATTGGCTGAATGAGAGTCAGTCGGACGGCTTGGTTGTGGAAGATAACTTGTTTGCGTACTCAGGAAGGCTCGAGGTTGTGCCTGGGTCTCCGGTCGCAGATTCGACTCGTTGAATTTGCTATGATCGCACATCCGCCTGGCACGGCGACAGAGCGCCGTGGCCACAACTGTTGGTTGAACTAGTGATGCGTCGCCCTCCAGCGCATCCTATAGTTGGAGGGGCATGCTTTGATGTGACCCAATGGGCCGATTGCCCTAAAAGAGGCTCCCGACTTGAATGACTCTACTCACCCCAGAAGGCTTATTTTTGCGGAGTGACGGTTCTTTCTCCTCGGCTTTATCGGCGCGGTAAGGCTCTCCGTTGCGATAAGTCTTTCGGAAGCCGATGGGGTCACTGAGACCGTCACGTCCTTGTTCTGCGAATGCGTAGAATATAAAGCCCTGCACGGTGCGCTCAGGGAGCATATTTGAAAAATCCTGGGCGAGGTTTAGGTTCCCGCGCGCGGTGTTACATCCCCAAAGATTAATCGATGCCGTCGGGCTTAAGGTTTCGGCGAGGAGGGCTGTGATATCGGTAGATTGCTCCGCGGTCTTTAGCATGATGGCATCGCGTGCCGAGGTAAGGTAGCCCCCCGTTAGCGTGATAACATTGGCCCCCTTCGTCCTCTCAGACGCGCCGTGGCCAGAAATATTCATTTGAGTCACCGCGTCACCAGCATCGGATATCTTCATGAGGTCGTTGAGGAATCGTCCTGCATTTTTGGACTGATACTTAATGCCACCGGCAGTGACTAATGTGTAGTGCCCATTCGAGGAATAAAATTCCTCATGGCCGCCCTGCGCGCTGACTATCTCGTCACGTGGAAAATCCCATAAATTCCTCTTAAAGGGTTGGATTTGGAATTCGGTTTTTTCATCTTCTTTGAGTTGGTCATTTTCCTCGGCCCCTATGTTAAACACTTCTAATTCTTTGTTCAACTGGCTCAAAAAATTTGTCCAAGAATTCCCGTCTTCAGTATATTCTGGATTAGGAGGGGTTCTATAATTACTAGGCACTCTGCTATCTGGACTCGCGCTGTTTTTGTTGCTAGAGAACGGAGCCGTCTTCTTTTCCCGAAACACGTTCACAGACACTACCGGCACATGAAATGAGCTTACAGGTGGGTAAACGTTGGGACTCAGGGATTGTTCCTGGATCGTGGCCACAGCATTTTCCACTGCTTGCGATATCGTGAGGTCTCCCAGCTCATATACGATTACGTAATTATCCGCAGTAAGTCCGGACAGCTCCAAGGGGTAGGTGCCGGGTTCAGTCGCGGTGAGGGCAGTGCCTCCGAGAATGAGGTTGCCGCCGATGACGTCTTGGGAGTCTCCAGCTACCAAGCCATTTATGCTAAAATCGAGGGTAGTGACATCAAGGGGTTCTCCATCAAATGCTTTCGTCTGGTCTTCCACGACAATTGTCAGAGGAGCCGGATCGATGATAAAATCGCCGGATATTAAGGCGGTTGCATAGTTGGTGAGACTGAAGTTCGGCCCACTTCCCGATACGCCTTGAGGTTGAATTTCAAATTCGTATACACCGACACCTTGCCCGGTGGATGTTTCATAGCCATTCGTAGTTGCTAGGAAGACACCATCAATCATGTCGTCATTGACCAGCCCGGTCACGGTGAATGCGGACAAGTCCAGCTCCATTACGGATCCATAGGTTTTGCGCTGATCGCTTGCTGTGATGACTATTCGGCGCGGGTCGATGTAGAGATCTCCTGATTCGTAGGTGATGGCGTAGTTATTGGGGTCGAAGGTGCCTCCGGTTGCGGTAGATGCGGTGATCTCATCTTCATAAGTCCCTCTGAATTCTGTGGTCGAGGCAGCGTAGCCATTCACGCTGGTGAGGGTGACGGCGCCTATAGACTCACCATTGACTAATCCATTGGATGAGAAAGCGCTTGTGCCCAGGTCGAGCACATCGCCGTAGACTTTGAACTGATCTTCGGCTGTGATAGTCAGCGCGCGGGGATCGATCGTCAGATCGCCGTCCTCATAAGTGAAATTATAATTAGCTCTCCTAAAATCAGAACCGCTCTCTGTGAAACCATTGATCACGATTTCGTTCTCATAAAGCCCTGCTCCCTGAGTGGCGGAGGTTGCATATCCATTACGATTCGCGAGAAGAACGGACTCAATAGCGTCGCCGTTTTTCAATCCGGTAGCAGAAAAATTCGAGGTGGAGACACCCAAATCCAGAGTCTCTCCGTAATTTTTGGTCTGATCGCTGGCGGTGATAAGCACAGTCGCTGGATCAATCGATAGATGACCTGGCACGAAGCTAAGCGTGTAGTTTTCCTCGTCGATGTCTCCATTTATACCGACTATGTTGATTTCGTTTGGATAAAAACGTGCGTCAGCGGTGATTGACTGCAAAAGACCATTTTCGCTTTCCAAAGAGACAGAATCGATGGCGTCACCGGGAGCAAGCCCCTCAGCTGAGAATGCGGTAGACACCGCTTCAGCAGGAGCGACGCTCTCGCCATATGTTTTTGTCGTAAGGCCTAAGGTGAGTGTGAGTGCGCGCGGATCAATCGTCAGATCTCCGGCGGCATACGTGATGGCGTAGTTGCTGGCATTGAAGGTGCCGCCAGTGGCTGCGCTGGGGACGATATCGTCTGTGTAGGAGTTGGCTCCTGAAGTAGTCGAGCCGGCGTGTGAGCCGCTGCTGGTGAGCGTAACCGAACCGATCGTTTCTGAACCTATCAGGCCGGATGAAGTAAATGCCGACGTTCCGAGATTTAAGGTGTCCCCATAGGTCTTGCTCTGATCGCTAGCCGTGACGGTGAGAGCTGCGGGGTCGATGGTCAGGGTGCCGTCGACGTATTCGATGATGACCCCATGTTGGTCCATTTGACCTGCAGCCGAAAGGGTGAGTCCGCTTGGGGTGATTGTGTAGTCTCCCGCATCCGTTGCTGTCGTGGCCGCACCAGAGAGTGAAACTGTGCCGGTAATTGTGCCTGGGCGCGGGCTGGTCACTTCCGTAGCTGTGAAACCTGAAGCCATGGTGCCGTCGTAGGTCTGGGACAGATCGTCCGCGACCACGAAATAAGGGGTGAGGAATCCGCGCAGTAGGGGATCGGTGACTCCGTCATAGATCACCCAGGTATTCGTAAAATCGAAATCGCTGAAACTGCTCTGCTGCTGGAAAGCGGTGCCATCTAGGCCTGTGGATGCGTTAAATCCAGAACTGGCGCTGGTCACCTGGCCGGAACTGGTGGTGTTCCAATAAGTGCCATCGAGGAGGCCCGGGGGGTCAAATCCCATAAAGTCGGCCAAGGCACCGAGTAGGCCGCCCACATTCGTTGTTCCAGAAACTGCCCCGGCAGAGTGGCTAAAGTTGATGCTGCCCAAGCTGAAGCCCACGAGGCCACCGACGTCTCTGATGCCGCTTACACTCCCTGTGGCGTAGCTGTTATCTATAACGCCGTCATTCGAACCGGCGAGACCGCCTATACCGCCATCAAAGCCTTCGCCGGAACTTTGGTCTCCGGTGGTTGCCGTAACTGTTGCGGCCGAATAACTACTTGAGATGGCTCCAGAGTTGTAGCCGACTAAACCGCCAATCCCGCCGACTGGGTCGTCATTGGTCCCGACGTTCAAGCCCACGCCCGCGGCGTCACTGCCCGTCACTGTGCCTGTAGAGTAGACATTCGCCACTAAGCCTGCGTTTAATCCGGCTAAAGCGCCAACGCCTTCGAGGCCAGCCAAGTTTACATTGGTAAGTCCCAAGTTGATAACGACGCCACAGGGACAGATCACACCGAACAGACCTACGCCATTGGCGTTGTCCGTATTTGCGCGGGTTAAGCCGTCGATTTCGTGGCCCAGTCCATCAAGAATACCGGCGAAACTCGTTGCCGTGCTGATGTCGCCCGCAGCATTTCCGAGGGGCGCCCAGGGGTCAGTCGTTACCGTGATGTCGTTGCCTAAGACGTAAGCGCCCGCCATGTCTGAGTCGATCGCGAGCAGGCCGGCCTCGTCATTAATAATGGTGTAGGTAATCAGGGTGCCGTCAGTTCCGTAGAGCGTGGTGAAACTGGTCCCGGCTGCTAGGCTCACGGGTGCTCGGGCTAAATAGTCTCCCAGAGGCATGGAGGCTACGGTCCCACTTTGGCCAAACTCCAATGCGAGTCCCCCGCCGCCCGTTACGGCGATCGGAGCGTTCATTTCAATGAATCGGTCGGCAGTGAGCGTCAGGGTGTGGGTGTTCCAGCTCAGCTCATCGTTTACAAAAATGTCCCCATTCGTCCCGGAGCCTCCATTGACTGATTCGATCGTCACGTTGTTTGAGCCCAGCTGAGTCTCCAGGGTCGAGGCTTCAATATCCCCATTCACGCCGATCGTGAAATCCGTTGGGTCGATCAACCATTCTCCTGTCGATCCAGAGGGTGCCGAGGTAGTGATAACTGCTGACTCAGCGATTCCCACTGGCTTGCGCTGGTTTCGATGAATCCGCCATCGCCGGAGCTGGAGCCACCCCGCGCGCTGATTCCGCCAGAGACTACTTTCTGGCTGTCGGGGTTTTCTAAATCTGAAAGCAAGATGACTGAGCCCCCATCGCCGGCGTCGCCGCCATCTGAAGTGATCTCACCCGAATGGAGGACCGTGCTGCTGGCTACGAGGCGAATCACACCGCCATCGTTGATCACACCAGATGCCGATACTTCTCCTGTATTGACGACCTTTCCGAGGAGGCTGACGGCGGACTTTGCTGTGAGCACCGCAAAACCTTCCTCGGCTTCAACAAGGTGTTTGTTTTCGACGAGGGTATCGTAATCGGCCTCGCTGACCTCCACATCGATCAGCTGATTTCCTAAAATGTTGAGGGTGACTGCTCCGCCTGCTGCTAGAGCGACGGTGCCTTGCTCGGCGATAATGACGCCCTCGTTGCGGACTTCGGGGGCGAGCATGGCGATGTAATTTCCGATCAGTTCGCCTTGGTTGATGACCGAGCCTGAATGCGCGTCGCCTTCAAAGAGATACTCCCCGGAGAGGAAAGCGTCGTCGGTGATCTGCATCGAGCTCGCGACGAGGCCGCCCACATCTACTTGGGCACCATTTCCGAACAACACGCCGTTTGGGTTTAGGAGAAAGACGCTTCCATTGGCATTGAGGTTTCCGAAGATCTGCGAGGCATCACTGCTCAAGACGCGGTTGAGCGTCGTGGAGCCTGAGTTGGGCTGAGCGAAATTTACGGTCGACTGAGCGCCGATGTTGAAGGAATCCCATTGGATGATGCCTTGCTGCGTCGATTGGGTGATGTCCAGTCGGTTGCCACTTTGTGTGATTTGTGCCGTACCCGATATGATATTGCCGCCCGTTGGCAAGGCATTCGCCGGAAGGTTGCCCCGTGCAGAAGAGATCGCCATGCAGAAAATGAGAGACAGTGCGCGCAGTCGTGGAGTCCGGGATTTCATGGAATGTCGGGTAAAAGAGGTTGCTGAAGAGCGGTTCATCATCGTTTCGCTTTGAGGATTTTTAGAATTCAGAGGTAATGCTGAGCCATCCGCGGAAACTCGGATTGCGGCCGTCAGAATCGTTTCCATTTAGATCTCGCCCCGGATTATTCCCGAGCGGCGTCGCTATCGAAGCGGTAAGGATGTAGCCATTGATGGACCCAATAGCAAGAGAGGCCCCAGCTCCGGCCAAAGTATAGCTGTTTTCCTGGTTCGGATTGAAGGCATTCCAATCGGCCCAAGTTTCGTAATTATTCTCAGTGTAGCCTGCATCGACAAAGACTGAGGCTCTCACTAATCGGTTAATCCGATAAAACAAGTTGGCCGATACGATATGGCCTGAATCTCCACCGGCCTCACCCATTGGATAGGCGCGTATATGTTCTGCACCGCCGAGGGAGAAACGCTCGGATGAGTCTAAATTATCGAATGCAAATTGCCCCCGGCTCGACAGATCGAGATACCACTTGCCGGGAAGCAGTTGGAGTCGCCGCACTGCGTAATTGAGTTTGGAAAAAGACCCGAAAGCATCCCGCGTCACGGCGTCCTGTAGACGTGCGGTTTCGAGGTTTTGGTCACTGTGACCGGTTAAAAAGGAGAGGCTAAAGTTCGTGATGCCTCCGAGTCCGAGATCATCTTCGTGTGAGCCGTTTAGAGCGATTTGGCCAACAATCACTTCCCGGTCACTTGTTTGTCCTGCAATAGTGAAATCCTGAAGCGATCTGTAAGTCGCCCGAGCAGATATGGAGATGCTTGTATTCTCTTCTAATACCAATGGGTAGGTTCCGTAGAGACTCATCGTCGAAGCGTGGCCCTCGGCACCCTATTCTTTGAGAGATTCTTGGACGATCTCATAGTCAAGGTGTGAGAAACTTGTGCCGACACGGAGGCCACTATAGCCGATGGGCAGGTTGTAATCGCCGAGTATGAAATGGCTTCCCTCGGTCAAGGTGCTAAGTAAGACAGCTTCATCAAAAAGACCGAGAGGGTTGAAAACATTGAGACCCAGGATGGCCTGCAACTCACCGGTAGACCTCAGGCCTAGATTGGTGATGCCTGCGCCGAAGTCGAGCAGGGGGGTATCTCGAGTAGTGACATTGATGTCGACCCCAGCTTCCTCCTCACCGGCACTGAGTGACGCGTCGAAATCCAGACCCGGTTGACTGCTTAAAATAGAGAGCGCACGTGTGAGCTGGGATAAGTTCATCGGATCGCCTGCTGAGATCTCTTGATCGAAAAATCCCATGACGCGTTCTTCTTGAACCCGTTGGCCTTCGTTGTTTACAACGATTTGCCCCAACGAGCCCTCTATGACTTTGATGCGCACCACGCCGTCGATAATATCCTGTTCTGGCAGGAGGGCGCGGGCCAAAAAGTCGTTTTCTGCATAGAAGGTAGTTATGATATCTAGCGATTGCAGTGTCGCTAGCGGTATCTCTTGGTTGGTCAACGGAGCTAAGGCATCGAGGAGTTCGGTTTCCGAGACGAGTGTCACACCCTCTAACACAAACTTGCTGACGAAGATCATTGGACCCGAATCGGTTGTGGGATCGTTGAGATCTATCTCAAAAGCTTCTTTCTGCTCTGGAACTTGCTCGAACTCGGGCTAAACCGAAGGTTGTTCGCGCAAAATACTGCCCGCATCGGGAATATTAGATGCCTGTCCAAGCAGACACAGGGGAATGAGCACCGGCAAATACCGGCTGCAGGCCTTGAAGGAGATCATAATCAAATAAATGCAGCGATTTACAGAACCCAGCGATCACTTCGTAGACTGAAGTGTTGTGGGTATAGGGAGGAAACCTTTTCATGTATCTGTCGAAAAAGCTGATGTTTTGCGAGCATAAAATCTGCTGAGCATGCTCCTGAATCAGCGCTATTTCGGTCAGATTTCCTGCATAAAAACCCCAATAAACTTATCCATGATCAGCACATGTTCGGGTGAGCTGAGTACGGGGTCTGGGATAAAGCTCCCATTTTCTAATAGCAACGCCACCGTGATTGGATGGTAGCCATTGCATTCAAACAGCCCGCGATATTGTCCATCTGTCAAAGCAGAGACATCGAAGACGTTTTTGCCTCGGCGAGCCGGAAAAAATGAAGCTATGGGCTCCGCCTCAATGGGGGCTTCGATAGGGAACAGGGACACGCGCACGAGGGGGTTGCCCTCATTAAAAGTCATGAAGCGAATGGTGGCTTCGTTATTGAAACGGATGCCCACGTAGAGTTTGCCGGGCTCCTTAGCCGTAATGATCGGAGCCAAAAATATGAAAGCCGAGCCAACGATGGCAGTGAGTGGTAGAAAAACAAAAAGGACGACCTTCCAACCTGGGGTGCCTGTAGATTGAGGAGATTGAGACATGTGAAATGGGTTGCGAAGCTGAACGGTCAGCTTTCTTTGGTGCATTAATATGTCAGCGAGGTTGCAAGTCAAAGTGGCATGGCTTCTTCCTGACAGACACATATAGATACAGAGCAAGCGATGGCATCAGAAGGATTAAGTGCGGTGATGGACAGTCAGGTAGAATCTGACTCTGAAGCGGGTTCCACCTGCTGCCATTCTCGAACGGATACACCTAAATCTGGGGTCGGCGCCCTCATTGCTGGGATACTGATCGGAGGGCAGGGGATGATCTGGGGGCTGACCATCAATATTACCCAGCCCCCTCTCTTCTCGACGGCGTATTGGGTTTTGCATGGCATCCTGGCGGGTTCAGCAGTTTTAGTGGCATGTTTGTTAGGGCGTCCCCTGCTGTTTGCATTAGCCGAGTCGGTTCGCGAGCGTCGGATTGGGATTGAGGCTTTGTTTACACTTACCGCCACCGGTGCTATGGCAGCATCACTCATTGCTTCGATTACTGGGAAGGGCAGCGTGTATTATGAAGTCGTTGCTATTGTTCTGGCGATTTATTCGCTCGGGAAATTCGTGGGTAGGCGCACACGCGAGCAAATGCTTAAAGAAGTGGAGCAGGTCGAAACCGACTTTTCGCAGTGTTTTGTTAAGCGTTGTTGTGGTAATCGAATGACGGTGGCCGTGGGTGATCTGGATGAGACATCGCGAGTCAGTGTGGAAGCTGGCGAGCCGATCACGGTCAGCGGGACGATCTCTGAGGGGTCAGGGGTGTTGCGCACCGCTTTGCTGACTGGCGAGAAAAATTGGGTGGATGCAACTGAGGGGGATCGGGTTGAAGCGGGGTATTGGCTCGTTTCTGGTGACATTTCGGTGGTGCCTGATCCCATTCAGAATGGGCGCATGCTTGATGGTGTATTTGCTTCGCTGAAGGAAGCCCGGAAGCACCCGTCACACATAGAAGCCGAAGCTCATCGATTGGCTGCCTATTTTGTCCCTTTTGTCATCGGCGTTGCCGTATTCACGGCAGCTTTTTGGCTTTGGCGTGACTCTTGGGTAACGGCACTCTTCAATGCGATGTCGGTGCTCTTGGTGGCCTGTCCATGCGCATTGGGTTTGGCGACACCCATAGCGGTTTGGCGAGGATTACTCAGCTTGGCATCTCTTGGCGTGGTGTCGCGCGATGCACGCTTGATCGATGGGCTCGCTTCTACCCACCGAATCTTCTGGGATAAAACTGGGACCTTGACCGATTTTGATGATCTCGGGATTGATTTGATCCTAGATGAGCAGGCTCCCATCGACCGATCGACTTTGATTCGTTGGTTAAGTTCGCTTGAAACGCAGTCCGATCATCCGGTCGCCCAAGCTATCGTCCGCAAATTTGGTAAGCCTGAACAGCCTGTTGTATTTGACCAGGTAACGCTGATCCCTGGTGGAATTTCTGGTAACTTAGCGTCCAAACAACGCTTTGACGTTATTGATGCGACACAGGTGGGTGATTCAGAGTCGGTAGATTCCAAGCAACTGGCTCTCTTGATCGATGGAAAGCCTGTTGGACGTCTAGTCATGCGTGAGCGTTTGCGGCCCGACGTGGAGGCCCTGATTCAAGGGCTTGCAGATGATGGTATCGAATCCTCAGTGATAACGGGCGATCCCAGGCCTCAGGTCTCCCTGGCTGAGTCTGGGGTAACCATGCAATATGGGATGACGCCTCAACAGAAAGCTGATGAGATAGATCGTTCCGTTCAACGCGGCGAGCGGCCTGTTCTAATCGGGGATGGTATCAACGACACGCCTGCGATGAACGCGGCCATTGCTTCATTGGCGATTGGGTCTGGAACGCATTTAGCGCGGGTGTTCGCTTCAGGAATTATTCAGGACGAATCTCTGCCAAAGCTTATGAAAGCCATAGAGAATTCGCGTCAAACCCTGGCCTGTATTCGTGGTAACATTCGATTTTCTCTTATCTACAATGTTGTGGGTATGGGTCTCGCGGCATCTGGAAATCTGCACCCGGTGGTCGCTGCGCTGCTTATGTTAGGTTCTAGTCTTTGGGTGAGTTGGCGTGCCGCAAAGCAGATGTCATAAATGAGTGAAAGCGATCTATTAATACGTCTGTTTCTGAGAATAAGATTCAACTATTGAGTCTGCGTCTCATTATTTAATGGGCTAAATAAAATTTTTAAGTGTTTGTAAGTTATGAGTTTGTGAAAATTAAAATCACTTAATCTAAGGTCTAAACTAATTTGTTTTTATTGATACAATGTCTCAATAAAGAAATGTTCCATTTTTTGAGAAAAATAACCATTGATCTAAGTTTTTTGACGACCTAACAGTCCGTTGAATTTGGCAGCAATGCCGCTAGCTAGCGATTAAATGATCTCACCACTTATTTTTCTTACACACAGGCAAGTATCCGCGCTTCGACATCGTCTATTGAAGTGCGAATCCCAACAGCCCCTCGGATATTCTAAACTAACGCGAGATAATGGGATCTCTATCAAATTTGCTTAAGTAATTCATAAGAGAAACGTGATCTGATTTCTACGACCTAATCGTATTTCATACATAGAGTTATGGCGAATATCTTCCCAAGATGGGTGAACACGATCCCGCTCAAAGTGATTGCAGCGCTGGCATTGACTGCCACGTCAATCATTGCGGGCATCACCTATTATTTTACACCGAAGTATGCACGCGTGGGCTACCAACCCACACAGCCGGTAGCATTCGACCACAGTTTACACGTTGGCCAGTTGGGGATGGATTGCCGCTACTGCCACACGGATGTCGACAAAGCCGCGCACTCTAATGTGCCCTCGACCAACACATGCATGAATTGCCACTCGTTGATAAAGACAGACTCACCTAAGCTTCAGCCAATCCGTGACAGCTTTGCATCTGGGGAACCTGTTGAATGGGTCCAGATCCACAAAACACCGGATTATGTTTATTTCAATCACGCGGCTCATGTGAATCGAGGAGTCAGCTGCGTGCATTGCCACGGCCAAGTTAATGAAATGGAAGTCGTCCACCACGAAAAGTCTCTCTCAATGGCATTTTGCCTCGAGTGCCATCGCGAGCCCGAGCGTTTCATTCGCCCCGTCGAGGATGTATATAACTTGGATTGGTCCGCTGGAGATTCGAGCGACCAAAAAGCACAGGGCGAAG comes from the Opitutales bacterium genome and includes:
- a CDS encoding filamentous hemagglutinin N-terminal domain-containing protein encodes the protein MKSRTPRLRALSLIFCMAISSARGNLPANALPTGGNIISGTAQITQSGNRLDITQSTQQGIIQWDSFNIGAQSTVNFAQPNSGSTTLNRVLSSDASQIFGNLNANGSVFLLNPNGVLFGNGAQVDVGGLVASSMQITDDAFLSGEYLFEGDAHSGSVINQGELIGNYIAMLAPEVRNEGVIIAEQGTVALAAGGAVTLNILGNQLIDVEVSEADYDTLVENKHLVEAEEGFAVLTAKSAVSLLGKVVNTGEVSASGVINDGGVIRLVASSTVLHSGEITSDGGDAGDGGSVILLSDLENPDSQKVVSGGISARGGSSSGDGGFIETSASQWESLSQQLSLPRHPLDRQENG
- a CDS encoding ShlB/FhaC/HecB family hemolysin secretion/activation protein, with amino-acid sequence MSLYGTYPLVLEENTSISISARATYRSLQDFTIAGQTSDREVIVGQIALNGSHEDDLGLGGITNFSLSFLTGHSDQNLETARLQDAVTRDAFGSFSKLNYAVRRLQLLPGKWYLDLSSRGQFAFDNLDSSERFSLGGAEHIRAYPMGEAGGDSGHIVSANLFYRINRLVRASVFVDAGYTENNYETWADWNAFNPNQENSYTLAGAGASLAIGSINGYILTASIATPLGNNPGRDLNGNDSDGRNPSFRGWLSITSEF
- a CDS encoding ShlB/FhaC/HecB family hemolysin secretion/activation protein yields the protein MIFVSKFVLEGVTLVSETELLDALAPLTNQEIPLATLQSLDIITTFYAENDFLARALLPEQDIIDGVVRIKVIEGSLGQIVVNNEGQRVQEERVMGFFDQEISAGDPMNLSQLTRALSILSSQPGLDFDASLSAGEEEAGVDINVTTRDTPLLDFGAGITNLGLRSTGELQAILGLNVFNPLGLFDEAVLLSTLTEGSHFILGDYNLPIGYSGLRVGTSFSHLDYEIVQESLKE
- a CDS encoding HAD-IC family P-type ATPase, giving the protein MASEGLSAVMDSQVESDSEAGSTCCHSRTDTPKSGVGALIAGILIGGQGMIWGLTINITQPPLFSTAYWVLHGILAGSAVLVACLLGRPLLFALAESVRERRIGIEALFTLTATGAMAASLIASITGKGSVYYEVVAIVLAIYSLGKFVGRRTREQMLKEVEQVETDFSQCFVKRCCGNRMTVAVGDLDETSRVSVEAGEPITVSGTISEGSGVLRTALLTGEKNWVDATEGDRVEAGYWLVSGDISVVPDPIQNGRMLDGVFASLKEARKHPSHIEAEAHRLAAYFVPFVIGVAVFTAAFWLWRDSWVTALFNAMSVLLVACPCALGLATPIAVWRGLLSLASLGVVSRDARLIDGLASTHRIFWDKTGTLTDFDDLGIDLILDEQAPIDRSTLIRWLSSLETQSDHPVAQAIVRKFGKPEQPVVFDQVTLIPGGISGNLASKQRFDVIDATQVGDSESVDSKQLALLIDGKPVGRLVMRERLRPDVEALIQGLADDGIESSVITGDPRPQVSLAESGVTMQYGMTPQQKADEIDRSVQRGERPVLIGDGINDTPAMNAAIASLAIGSGTHLARVFASGIIQDESLPKLMKAIENSRQTLACIRGNIRFSLIYNVVGMGLAASGNLHPVVAALLMLGSSLWVSWRAAKQMS
- a CDS encoding cytochrome c3 family protein, translated to MANIFPRWVNTIPLKVIAALALTATSIIAGITYYFTPKYARVGYQPTQPVAFDHSLHVGQLGMDCRYCHTDVDKAAHSNVPSTNTCMNCHSLIKTDSPKLQPIRDSFASGEPVEWVQIHKTPDYVYFNHAAHVNRGVSCVHCHGQVNEMEVVHHEKSLSMAFCLECHREPERFIRPVEDVYNLDWSAGDSSDQKAQGEELVHDWNVNPPLSCSGCHR